The DNA region CGGGAATGGCCGCGCGGGACTTCCTGGAAGGAAGCTCCGGGCGCCAGAGGGCACTGTCCATGGTGCAAGGATGCGACCGCCGGGCGTGGCGCGCAGCCGAGGCTGCCGCCGTGCGTGAAACGGCGCGCGCACACCAGTCCCGTACCGGCGGGACACGCGGCGGACGAGGCGCCGCGTGGCTGGACTCAGCGTGCACACGCCTCACCCTTCGGGGATGCCGTTGCCCATTGCGGGCGCGCGGCGCGCGTCCTTACGAAGCGTCCACACCGCCTCACCTTCACCAACAGTCAGCGGGGGAACATGCGCCCAACCGTACCGTTCGTCATGGCCGTGGCCGCGCTGCTCGGAGCGCCGGGGATGACCCGGGCCCAGCACGCCGCGAAGGAAGCACCGCAGGACCCGAGCGCAGCCGGATCGGCGGCGGCCCAGGCCGCCACCGATCCGCGGACGCGCGCGCTGCGCCAGCCCACGCAGGCCGAGCTGGAGGAGCTCCTCCGCGGCCTCGAGCCCCTCGTGAGCCAGTCGTCCGACGGCCTCACCCAGGTGGCCTCGCCGATCGGCGGCGTGGGCATGGACCTGCAGGATCGCTTCCAGAGCG from Anaeromyxobacter dehalogenans 2CP-C includes:
- a CDS encoding post-PEP-CTERM-1 domain-containing protein, with protein sequence MRPTVPFVMAVAALLGAPGMTRAQHAAKEAPQDPSAAGSAAAQAATDPRTRALRQPTQAELEELLRGLEPLVSQSSDGLTQVASPIGGVGMDLQDRFQSVSLARVGPEGVRTECVGTAAEARSFLEGEAAPAHAPAAAPLEER